One window of Hymenobacter sublimis genomic DNA carries:
- a CDS encoding ParA family protein yields the protein MKIIVFANHKGGVGKTTSTLSVAQTLARDGYRVLLIDCDAQRNLSLAFRLPAGYPDLGLVLEKKAQLTDVVLAIEEHLHLVAATPDLDYLEKMVGQQLGYESILRKGLAPLQDQYDYCLIDTPPSLSALTYMALVACNAVFIPCQPEYFGYEGLNKLMQACERVKDLYNPNLIIGGIFFTKYSSRYRKKLHHDVVALIDSKYSEAKLLMETTIRENVSLAEAQIKKQSIYRWAPESNGATDYESLTQEIIARV from the coding sequence ATGAAGATTATTGTATTTGCCAACCACAAGGGGGGAGTCGGCAAAACTACCTCCACGCTTAGCGTGGCTCAAACTTTGGCACGTGACGGCTACCGCGTACTCTTAATTGACTGTGACGCCCAGCGTAATCTTTCCCTTGCCTTCCGCTTACCGGCAGGCTATCCAGATCTAGGATTGGTTTTAGAGAAAAAAGCTCAGCTGACCGACGTTGTCCTGGCGATAGAGGAACACTTGCACTTAGTGGCCGCTACTCCGGATCTGGACTATCTGGAAAAAATGGTTGGCCAGCAATTAGGCTACGAGAGTATCCTGCGGAAGGGGTTGGCACCTCTGCAGGACCAGTATGACTATTGTCTGATTGATACCCCGCCTTCCTTGTCCGCCCTTACGTACATGGCGCTGGTAGCTTGTAACGCGGTATTTATTCCGTGTCAACCAGAGTACTTCGGGTACGAAGGGCTCAATAAGCTCATGCAAGCCTGCGAGCGGGTGAAAGACCTCTATAACCCCAACCTGATTATAGGAGGTATTTTCTTCACCAAGTACAGTAGTCGGTACCGTAAAAAGCTTCATCACGACGTTGTAGCCCTGATTGACTCCAAGTATTCTGAGGCCAAGCTGCTCATGGAAACAACCATCCGTGAAAACGTTTCGCTGGCGGAAGCTCAAATTAAAAAGCAAAGCATTTATCGGTGGGCGCCCGAAAGCAATGGCGCCACTGATTACGAATCGCTTACCCAAGAAATCATTGCCCGAGTATGA
- a CDS encoding replication initiation protein produces the protein MPTKSPLVPIVDKTVAQHNALINARFSFVPLEMRLFISLLTRIEPGDEQFREHFVPMAEIIHERTGGSAYDEVKQMCNNITSRRLYIEKLIDTQQGTRKRSKKPDFEFIPLMAKAAYESDRGGVVASFNPLIMPYLLQLRESGNFTLAQLEQLNKLKSFYSYRIYWLLKEYATFKERTITIAQLRFLLDLQEGEYPRFNNLRTRILDKAQTEMQQTDMPFTYELQKQGKVVSEVKFLLAAPHDGEVMPTKSPLAEVPAWARTLAEIGVGERSLAVVHRQLEAGEYEVDYIAYVIRIVTNQFRKGKIKKPAGAIYKALIEKYLLVDYQQAKAAAGTKKKALTQAPSAAATVTYRLSEVRKMYDNPGPYAQRQKQADTFEQHLQQVYLRDGFTIEDRDGEQWLVKYDEKR, from the coding sequence ATGCCTACAAAATCGCCCTTGGTCCCGATTGTTGACAAAACGGTTGCCCAGCACAATGCACTCATCAACGCAAGGTTCAGTTTTGTACCTCTGGAGATGCGACTCTTCATCTCTTTACTCACGCGTATCGAGCCGGGAGATGAGCAGTTTCGGGAGCATTTCGTACCGATGGCTGAAATTATCCACGAGCGCACGGGGGGATCTGCGTATGATGAGGTAAAGCAAATGTGCAATAACATTACCTCCCGACGGCTTTATATCGAGAAGCTAATCGACACGCAGCAGGGTACTCGGAAGCGGAGCAAAAAGCCTGACTTCGAATTCATCCCCTTAATGGCAAAGGCAGCTTACGAGAGCGATAGGGGAGGGGTGGTTGCTTCATTCAACCCCCTGATTATGCCTTATTTACTGCAGTTGCGGGAGAGTGGCAACTTCACCCTCGCGCAACTGGAGCAGCTTAACAAGCTGAAGAGCTTCTACTCCTACCGCATTTACTGGCTGCTGAAAGAGTATGCCACCTTCAAGGAACGTACCATCACAATTGCCCAACTCCGTTTCTTACTAGATCTACAGGAAGGCGAGTACCCACGCTTCAACAATCTACGCACCCGCATTTTGGACAAGGCCCAGACCGAGATGCAACAGACGGATATGCCATTCACGTACGAGCTGCAGAAACAAGGCAAAGTTGTGTCGGAGGTGAAATTTCTGCTGGCTGCTCCTCATGACGGAGAAGTCATGCCTACAAAATCGCCCTTGGCCGAAGTGCCCGCCTGGGCTCGAACTTTAGCAGAAATTGGCGTCGGAGAAAGAAGCCTGGCAGTAGTCCACCGACAACTGGAAGCCGGCGAGTATGAAGTAGACTACATTGCCTACGTAATACGCATCGTAACCAACCAGTTCCGTAAGGGCAAGATCAAGAAGCCCGCAGGCGCTATTTATAAGGCCTTGATAGAGAAATACCTGTTGGTGGATTATCAGCAAGCGAAAGCTGCCGCTGGAACGAAAAAAAAGGCATTGACTCAAGCGCCTTCCGCTGCCGCTACAGTAACCTACCGTCTAAGTGAGGTGCGAAAAATGTATGATAACCCTGGGCCTTACGCCCAACGGCAGAAGCAAGCCGATACTTTCGAACAACATCTGCAGCAAGTATATCTACGTGACGGCTTCACAATTGAAGATCGAGATGGAGAACAGTGGCTGGTCAAATATGACGAGAAACGGTAA
- a CDS encoding cupin domain-containing protein, which translates to MRKRHFCTVLGLQVLATAAALPSRGQTSSPPSTSSVPGPIFAKGQPAPAANFTGQVWVQGLVGKEDQYPCGAGSVQFAPGARSHWHQHPAGQILLIVEGTGYYQEKGQARRVLRKGDVIKAPAGVEHWHGAAPTTAMTHVAITPDLEAVPVVWGRAVTQAEYLGKP; encoded by the coding sequence ATGCGCAAACGACATTTTTGCACGGTCCTAGGGCTGCAAGTTCTCGCTACTGCCGCTGCTTTGCCCAGCCGCGGTCAGACGTCTTCGCCGCCGTCCACTAGCAGCGTACCGGGGCCTATCTTCGCCAAGGGCCAACCGGCGCCAGCGGCCAACTTCACCGGCCAAGTGTGGGTGCAGGGGCTGGTGGGCAAGGAGGACCAGTACCCGTGCGGGGCGGGCAGCGTGCAGTTTGCCCCCGGCGCCCGCTCACACTGGCACCAGCACCCGGCCGGGCAAATTCTGCTGATCGTAGAAGGCACGGGGTATTATCAGGAGAAAGGCCAGGCGCGGCGAGTGCTCCGCAAAGGCGACGTCATCAAGGCTCCCGCCGGCGTCGAGCACTGGCACGGGGCCGCGCCCACCACGGCCATGACCCACGTCGCCATCACCCCCGATTTAGAGGCCGTGCCCGTGGTGTGGGGCCGGGCCGTGACGCAAGCGGAGTATCTGGGCAAGCCGTAA
- a CDS encoding carboxymuconolactone decarboxylase family protein, with protein MLPLLAHSTSPPAEALSPRQQAIVSISALTAKGDLPHLHDALAKGLEAGLTVNEEKEVLVHLYAYCGFPRSIQGLNTLLKVLDERKAQGKRGSTRVGTESIGRES; from the coding sequence ATGCTTCCCCTGCTGGCCCATTCCACCAGCCCACCGGCGGAGGCCCTGTCGCCCCGTCAGCAAGCCATCGTTTCCATCTCCGCGCTCACGGCAAAAGGCGACCTGCCGCACTTGCACGATGCACTAGCCAAGGGGCTCGAGGCGGGCCTCACGGTGAATGAAGAAAAAGAGGTGCTGGTACACCTGTACGCCTACTGTGGTTTTCCGCGCAGTATCCAGGGCCTCAACACCCTGCTGAAGGTGCTCGATGAGCGCAAGGCCCAAGGCAAAAGGGGTAGCACAAGAGTAGGAACAGAAAGTATCGGTAGGGAAAGCTGA
- a CDS encoding recombinase family protein, with product MAMIFGYARVSTSDQHLHLQTDALQAYGCVEVAQEKVSSVKERPALQHLLTRLRPGDTLVVWKLDRLGRSLKDLVTLVTGFQDAGIHFVSLQDHLDTTTAQGRLMFNLFASLAEFERDLIRERTKAGLTAARARGRQGGRPKGLSKEALSKAQAAKTLYLQQDKTVAEIAQLLGVGRATIYRYLGQLGVPTGTQAAHQTT from the coding sequence ATGGCGATGATTTTCGGCTATGCCCGCGTGAGTACCTCCGACCAGCACCTGCATCTGCAGACTGATGCCTTGCAAGCCTACGGCTGCGTGGAGGTGGCCCAGGAAAAAGTGTCCTCCGTGAAAGAGCGCCCGGCCCTGCAGCACCTGCTGACGCGGCTGCGGCCCGGCGATACGCTCGTCGTCTGGAAACTCGACCGCTTAGGCCGCTCACTCAAAGACCTAGTCACGTTGGTGACGGGCTTTCAGGACGCAGGGATTCACTTCGTCAGCCTGCAGGACCATTTGGACACGACCACCGCCCAAGGCCGGCTCATGTTCAACCTGTTTGCCTCGCTGGCTGAGTTTGAGCGCGACCTTATCCGCGAGCGCACCAAAGCGGGGTTGACTGCGGCAAGGGCCCGGGGCCGGCAGGGCGGGCGGCCCAAAGGCCTCTCCAAAGAAGCCCTGTCCAAAGCCCAGGCGGCCAAAACGCTGTACCTGCAGCAGGACAAAACTGTCGCGGAAATCGCCCAGTTGCTCGGGGTCGGTCGGGCCACCATTTACCGCTACCTGGGGCAGCTGGGCGTACCGACGGGCACGCAGGCGGCGCACCAAACGACCTGA